The following are encoded in a window of Streptomyces sp. Go-475 genomic DNA:
- a CDS encoding FAD-dependent monooxygenase, with amino-acid sequence MPEATEVLIVGAGPTGLMLAGDLAAAGVSVTVLERRAQESLLTRAFAVHARTLELLDARGVADELVTRGVRIGTLQMIGDAQLDLKRLPSRFPYMLLTPQHETEAVLAKRAGALGADVRLGAEVTGLRQDADGVSVSVRRFDGTVHTWRARYVVGADGMNSVVRRALGFPFPGRAALRSVMLADVRLNVPQGMPLANAVRDGIAFVSPLGDGWHRVVAWDRAKQLPVEAPLDLEDVRTITRKALGTDFGMHDPRWLSRFQTDERQAPRYRLDRVLLAGDAAHVHSPAGGQGMNTGLQDAANLAWRLAAVVRGRAPEELLDGYQTERHPIGRKVIRDSGRMMRLALIHTPVLRTAMNLASRAAAALPPLADRLAAEATGISIAYPAPRGAHPYTGRRAPDLRLAPGAGTARRLYEALRACRFVLVGRCPEVTGWGERLITVAPASPRGPALLLVRPDGYVAWAADDHDQDALLTALTRWVGPREGVASA; translated from the coding sequence ATGCCTGAAGCCACCGAAGTGTTGATCGTGGGGGCCGGTCCCACCGGTCTGATGCTCGCGGGAGACCTTGCCGCGGCGGGGGTGTCCGTCACCGTGCTGGAGCGCCGCGCCCAGGAGTCGCTGCTCACCCGTGCCTTCGCGGTCCACGCGCGCACGCTCGAGCTGCTGGACGCCCGGGGCGTCGCCGACGAACTCGTCACCCGCGGGGTCCGGATCGGCACACTGCAGATGATCGGGGACGCCCAGCTGGACCTGAAGCGCCTGCCGAGCCGGTTCCCGTACATGCTGCTGACCCCGCAGCACGAGACCGAGGCGGTGCTGGCGAAACGGGCCGGGGCGCTCGGCGCCGACGTGCGGCTCGGCGCGGAGGTCACCGGACTCCGCCAGGACGCCGACGGCGTCAGCGTGTCCGTACGCCGGTTCGACGGCACCGTCCACACCTGGCGCGCCCGCTATGTGGTCGGTGCGGACGGCATGAACAGCGTGGTGCGCAGGGCGCTGGGCTTTCCGTTCCCCGGCCGGGCGGCCCTGCGCTCGGTGATGCTCGCCGACGTCCGCCTGAACGTGCCGCAGGGCATGCCGCTGGCGAACGCGGTCCGGGACGGGATCGCCTTCGTCTCCCCGCTGGGCGACGGCTGGCACCGGGTGGTCGCCTGGGACCGTGCCAAGCAGCTGCCGGTGGAGGCCCCGCTCGATCTGGAGGACGTGCGGACCATCACCCGCAAGGCCCTCGGGACCGACTTCGGCATGCACGACCCGCGCTGGCTCTCCCGCTTCCAGACCGACGAGCGTCAGGCGCCGCGCTACCGGCTCGACCGGGTGCTGCTCGCGGGCGACGCCGCGCATGTGCACTCGCCGGCGGGTGGTCAGGGCATGAACACCGGGCTGCAGGACGCCGCCAACCTGGCCTGGCGGCTGGCCGCGGTGGTGCGGGGGCGGGCTCCGGAGGAACTGCTCGACGGGTATCAGACCGAGCGGCACCCGATCGGCCGGAAGGTGATCCGGGACAGCGGCAGGATGATGCGGCTGGCACTGATCCACACGCCTGTGCTGCGCACCGCCATGAACCTGGCCTCGCGCGCCGCCGCCGCGCTGCCACCCCTGGCCGACCGTCTCGCGGCCGAGGCGACGGGGATCTCCATCGCCTATCCGGCGCCGCGCGGCGCGCACCCGTACACCGGCCGGCGCGCTCCCGACCTGCGCCTCGCCCCGGGCGCCGGCACCGCGCGGCGGCTGTACGAGGCACTGCGCGCCTGCCGCTTCGTCCTCGTCGGCCGGTGCCCCGAGGTGACGGGCTGGGGCGAGCGGCTGATCACCGTCGCCCCGGCGAGTCCCCGGGGACCGGCGCTGCTGCTGGTACGGCCGGACGGCTATGTCGCCTGGGCCGCGGACGACCACGACCAGGACGCGCTGCTGACCGCCCTGACCCGGTGGGTCGGCCCCCGGGAGGGCGTGGCGTCGGCCTAG
- the hrpA gene encoding ATP-dependent RNA helicase HrpA: MSTHSAPALGALAPRLTELSLRDAHRLGRRLEGARKIRKPEARAAVLAEIEAEIAKGEERMAGRRARVPEITYPEQLPVSQKKDDIAAAIRDHQVVIVAGETGSGKTTQIPKICMELGRGVRGMIGHTQPRRIAARTVAERVAEELNTPLGETVGWKVRFTDQVDPEATFVKLMTDGILLAEIQTDRELRAYDTIIIDEAHERSLNIDFLLGYLAQLLPKRPDLKVVITSATIDPERFSRHFGDAPIIEVSGRTYPVEVRYRPLLEEDGDDADRDQITAIIDAVEELQKEGQGDILVFLSGEREIRDTADALTKKNYRFTEILPLYARLSHAEQHRVFQPHTGRRIVLATNVAETSLTVPGIKYVIDPGFARISRYSHRTKVQRLPIEPVSQASANQRKGRCGRTSDGICIRLYSEDDFNARPEFTDAEILRTNLASVILQMTAAGLGDIEKFPFIDPPDHRNIRDGVQLLQELGALDPAQKDPRKRLTDTGRKLAQLPVDPRLARMVLEADKNGCVREVMVIAAALSIQDPRERPADKQTQADQQHARFKDETSDFLAYLNLWRYIREQQKERGSSSFRRMCKQEYLNFLRIREWQDIYSQLRTVAKQMGIHLNEDDAPADRIHVSLLAGLLSHIGMKDVKDGAKNDYLGARNAKFAIFPGSALFKKPPRFVMSAELVETSRLWARVNAKIEPEWVEPLAQHLIKRTYSEPHWEKDQAAVMAYEKVTLYGVPIVAQRKVNYGRIDPEISRELFIRNALVEGDWRTHHKFFADNRKLLTEVEELEHRARRRDILVDDETLFDFYDRRIPEHVVSGAHFDSWWKRKRHEQPEFLDFEREMLINEKAGEVTKADYPDSWRQGNLKFRVTYQFEPGADADGVTVHIPLQVLNQVTDEGFDWQIPGLREELVTELIRSLPKPIRRNYVPAPNYAKAFLDKAVPLQEPLTTTMARELRLMVGVPFDAEDFDWDKVPDHLKITFRIVDERRRKLAEDKDLEALKLRLKPKARKALSQAAAATAERQGGESLERKGLTDWTIGTLTRVFETRRAGQPVKAYPALVDDGDTVSVRLFDTEAEQAEAMWKGTRRLILRNIPVNPAKFASEKLTNAQKLALSANPHGSIQGLFDDCATAAADKLIGDFGGPAWDEESYRKLYDKVRAEIVDTTVRTVGQVQQVLAAWQACERRLKAVRSPALLPNLQDVRGQLDALVKPGFVTEAGLRRLPDLMRYLVAADRRLQQMPTNVQRDTTRMEKVHEMRDEYAWLLEQLPQGRPVPPAVLEIRWMLEELRVSYFAHALGTAYPVSDKRIVKAIDAAVP; the protein is encoded by the coding sequence ATGTCTACGCACTCCGCCCCCGCCCTCGGCGCCCTCGCCCCCCGCCTGACCGAGCTGTCCCTGCGCGACGCGCACCGGCTCGGGCGCAGGCTCGAAGGTGCGCGCAAGATCCGTAAGCCGGAGGCCAGGGCCGCCGTGCTCGCCGAGATCGAGGCGGAGATCGCCAAGGGCGAGGAGCGGATGGCCGGCCGCCGGGCCCGCGTGCCCGAGATCACGTACCCCGAGCAGTTGCCGGTCAGCCAGAAGAAGGACGACATCGCGGCCGCGATCCGCGACCACCAGGTCGTGATCGTCGCCGGCGAGACCGGCTCCGGCAAGACCACGCAGATCCCCAAGATCTGCATGGAGCTCGGCCGGGGCGTGCGCGGCATGATCGGGCACACGCAGCCGAGAAGGATCGCCGCCAGGACCGTCGCCGAGCGCGTCGCCGAGGAACTGAACACCCCCCTCGGCGAGACCGTCGGCTGGAAGGTCCGCTTCACCGACCAGGTCGACCCCGAGGCCACCTTCGTCAAACTGATGACGGACGGCATCCTGCTCGCCGAGATCCAGACCGACCGCGAGCTGCGCGCCTACGACACGATCATCATCGACGAGGCCCACGAGCGGTCCCTCAACATCGACTTCCTGCTGGGCTACCTCGCCCAGCTGCTGCCCAAGCGCCCCGACCTCAAGGTCGTCATCACCTCGGCGACCATCGACCCCGAGCGCTTCTCACGGCACTTCGGCGACGCCCCGATCATCGAGGTCAGCGGCCGTACGTACCCGGTCGAGGTCCGCTACCGCCCGCTCCTCGAAGAGGACGGCGACGACGCCGACCGCGACCAGATCACCGCGATCATCGACGCCGTCGAGGAACTGCAGAAGGAGGGCCAGGGGGACATCCTCGTCTTCCTCTCCGGCGAGCGGGAGATCCGCGACACCGCGGACGCCCTGACCAAGAAGAACTACCGCTTCACGGAGATCCTGCCGCTCTACGCCCGGCTCTCCCACGCCGAGCAGCACCGCGTCTTCCAGCCGCACACCGGCCGCAGGATCGTTCTCGCCACGAACGTCGCCGAGACGTCCCTGACCGTCCCGGGCATCAAGTACGTCATCGACCCCGGCTTCGCCCGCATCTCGCGCTACAGCCACCGCACCAAGGTCCAGCGCCTGCCGATCGAGCCGGTCTCGCAGGCCAGCGCCAACCAGCGCAAGGGCCGCTGCGGCCGTACCTCGGACGGCATCTGCATCCGCCTCTACAGCGAGGACGACTTCAACGCCCGCCCGGAGTTCACGGACGCGGAGATCCTCCGGACGAACCTCGCCTCCGTCATCCTGCAGATGACCGCGGCCGGCCTCGGCGACATCGAGAAGTTCCCCTTCATCGACCCGCCGGACCACCGCAACATCCGCGACGGCGTGCAGCTCCTGCAGGAGCTGGGCGCCCTCGACCCGGCGCAGAAGGACCCCCGCAAGCGGCTCACCGACACCGGCCGCAAGCTCGCCCAGCTGCCCGTCGACCCGCGCCTGGCCCGCATGGTCCTGGAGGCCGACAAGAACGGCTGCGTCCGCGAGGTCATGGTCATAGCCGCCGCGCTGTCCATCCAGGACCCGCGCGAACGCCCCGCCGACAAGCAGACCCAGGCCGACCAGCAGCACGCCCGCTTCAAGGACGAGACCAGCGACTTCCTGGCCTACCTCAACCTCTGGCGGTACATCCGCGAGCAGCAGAAGGAACGCGGCTCGTCCTCGTTCCGCCGGATGTGCAAGCAGGAGTACCTCAACTTCCTTCGCATCCGCGAATGGCAGGACATCTACTCCCAGTTGCGCACGGTCGCCAAGCAGATGGGCATCCACCTCAACGAAGACGACGCCCCGGCCGACCGCATCCACGTCTCCCTCCTCGCGGGCCTGCTGTCCCACATCGGCATGAAGGACGTGAAAGACGGCGCGAAGAACGACTACCTGGGGGCCCGCAACGCCAAGTTCGCGATCTTCCCCGGCTCGGCGCTCTTCAAGAAGCCCCCGCGCTTCGTGATGTCCGCCGAACTCGTCGAGACCTCGCGCCTGTGGGCCCGCGTCAACGCGAAGATCGAGCCGGAGTGGGTCGAACCCCTCGCCCAGCACCTGATCAAGCGCACCTACAGCGAGCCGCACTGGGAGAAGGACCAGGCGGCCGTGATGGCGTACGAGAAGGTCACGCTGTACGGCGTGCCGATCGTGGCGCAGCGGAAGGTCAACTACGGCCGGATCGACCCGGAGATCAGCCGGGAGCTGTTCATCCGGAACGCGCTCGTCGAGGGCGACTGGCGCACGCACCACAAGTTCTTCGCGGACAACCGCAAACTCCTCACCGAGGTCGAGGAGCTGGAGCACCGCGCCCGCCGCCGGGACATCCTCGTCGACGACGAGACGCTGTTCGACTTCTACGACCGGCGGATCCCCGAACACGTGGTCTCCGGCGCGCACTTCGACTCCTGGTGGAAGCGCAAGCGGCACGAGCAGCCCGAGTTCCTCGACTTCGAGCGCGAGATGCTCATCAACGAGAAGGCGGGCGAGGTCACCAAGGCCGACTACCCCGACTCGTGGCGGCAGGGGAACCTCAAGTTCCGTGTCACCTACCAGTTCGAGCCGGGCGCGGACGCCGACGGCGTGACCGTCCACATCCCGCTCCAGGTCCTCAACCAGGTCACGGACGAGGGCTTCGACTGGCAGATCCCGGGTCTCAGGGAGGAACTGGTCACGGAGCTGATCCGCTCCCTGCCCAAGCCGATCCGCCGCAACTACGTCCCCGCGCCCAACTACGCGAAGGCCTTCCTGGACAAGGCGGTCCCGCTCCAGGAGCCCCTCACCACCACCATGGCCCGCGAGCTGCGGCTCATGGTCGGAGTGCCCTTCGACGCCGAGGACTTCGACTGGGACAAGGTGCCCGACCACCTCAAGATCACCTTCCGGATCGTCGACGAGCGGCGCCGCAAGCTGGCCGAGGACAAGGACCTGGAGGCGCTGAAGCTCCGGCTGAAGCCGAAGGCGCGCAAGGCCCTCTCGCAGGCGGCAGCGGCGACGGCCGAACGCCAGGGCGGCGAGTCCCTGGAGCGCAAGGGCCTCACCGACTGGACGATCGGCACGCTCACCCGCGTCTTCGAGACGCGCAGGGCCGGCCAGCCGGTCAAGGCGTACCCGGCGCTGGTCGACGACGGCGACACGGTCTCGGTCCGCCTCTTCGACACCGAGGCCGAGCAGGCCGAGGCGATGTGGAAGGGCACGCGTCGGCTGATCCTGCGCAACATCCCGGTGAATCCCGCCAAGTTCGCCTCCGAGAAGCTGACGAACGCCCAGAAGCTGGCCCTGTCCGCGAACCCGCACGGCTCCATCCAGGGCCTCTTCGACGACTGCGCGACGGCCGCCGCCGACAAGCTGATCGGGGACTTCGGCGGACCGGCCTGGGACGAGGAGTCGTACCGCAAGCTCTACGACAAGGTGCGCGCCGAGATCGTCGACACCACCGTCCGCACGGTGGGCCAGGTGCAGCAGGTCCTGGCGGCCTGGCAGGCCTGTGAGCGCCGCCTGAAGGCCGTACGCAGCCCCGCCCTGCTGCCGAACCTCCAGGACGTACGGGGGCAGCTGGACGCCCTCGTGAAGCCGGGCTTCGTGACGGAGGCCGGGCTGCGTCGCCTGCCGGACCTCATGCGCTACCTGGTGGCCGCCGACCGGCGCCTGCAGCAGATGCCGACGAACGTCCAGCGGGACACGACCCGCATGGAGAAGGTCCACGAGATGCGGGACGAGTACGCCTGGCTCCTGGAACAGCTGCCGCAGGGCCGTCCGGTGCCGCCGGCGGTCCTGGAGATCCGCTGGATGCTGGAGGAGCTCCGCGTCAGCTACTTCGCCCACGCGCTGGGCACGGCGTACCCCGTCTCCGACAAGCGGATCGTGAAGGCGATCGACGCGGCGGTGCCGTAA
- a CDS encoding DUF6274 family protein, whose protein sequence is MAASARHETRALLRAHLAAASSYRHLTRHCPICHHLLRLAMESPPRAARASAPATEETVQGESPAPA, encoded by the coding sequence ATGGCGGCATCGGCTAGGCACGAGACGCGGGCCCTGCTCCGCGCGCACCTGGCGGCCGCGTCGTCGTACCGGCATCTCACGCGACACTGCCCGATCTGCCACCACCTGCTGCGGCTCGCGATGGAGTCACCGCCGCGTGCCGCCCGGGCCTCGGCCCCGGCCACCGAGGAGACCGTCCAGGGCGAGAGCCCCGCGCCCGCGTGA
- the bldC gene encoding developmental transcriptional regulator BldC, whose amino-acid sequence MTARTPDAEPLLTPAEVATMFRVDPKTVTRWAKAGKLTSIRTLGGHRRYREAEVRALLAGIPQQRSEA is encoded by the coding sequence ATGACCGCTCGCACCCCTGATGCCGAGCCGCTGCTGACCCCGGCTGAGGTCGCCACCATGTTCCGCGTCGACCCCAAGACGGTCACGCGGTGGGCGAAGGCCGGCAAGCTCACGTCGATCCGCACGCTCGGCGGGCATCGCCGCTACCGCGAGGCCGAGGTCCGCGCTCTGCTCGCGGGCATTCCGCAGCAGCGCAGCGAGGCCTGA
- a CDS encoding Glu/Leu/Phe/Val dehydrogenase dimerization domain-containing protein, translating into MTDVTGAPADVLHTLFHSDQGGHEQVVLCQDRASGLKAVIALHSTALGPALGGTRFYPYATEAEAVADALNLARGMSYKNAMAGLDHGGGKAVIIGDPERIKTEELLLAYGRFVASLGGRYVTACDVGTYVADMDVVARECRWTTGRSPENGGAGDSSVLTAYGVYQGMRASAQHLWGDPTLRGRRVGIAGVGKVGHHLVDHLRDEGAEVVVTDVREEAVRRVLDRHAEGVTAVADTEELIRVEGLDIYAPCALGGALNDDSVPVLTARVVCGAANNQLAHPGVEKDLADRGILYAPDYVVNAGGVIQVADELHGFDFERCKAKASKIYDTTLAIFARAKEDGIPPAAAADRIAEQRMHDAALARRAR; encoded by the coding sequence GTGACCGACGTAACCGGCGCACCTGCTGATGTACTGCACACCCTGTTCCACTCGGACCAGGGGGGTCATGAGCAAGTCGTGCTCTGCCAGGACCGCGCGAGCGGCCTCAAGGCCGTCATCGCCCTCCACTCCACCGCCCTGGGCCCCGCGCTCGGCGGTACGCGCTTCTACCCGTACGCGACCGAGGCGGAGGCCGTCGCCGACGCGCTGAACCTCGCCCGCGGGATGTCGTACAAGAACGCCATGGCCGGGCTCGACCACGGCGGCGGCAAGGCCGTGATCATCGGCGACCCGGAGCGGATCAAGACCGAGGAGCTGCTGCTGGCCTACGGCCGGTTCGTGGCCTCGCTCGGCGGCCGGTACGTCACCGCCTGCGACGTCGGGACGTACGTGGCCGACATGGACGTCGTGGCCCGCGAGTGCCGCTGGACGACCGGCCGCTCCCCGGAGAACGGCGGCGCCGGGGACTCCTCCGTCCTCACCGCCTACGGCGTCTACCAGGGCATGCGCGCCTCCGCGCAGCACCTGTGGGGCGACCCCACCCTGCGCGGCCGCAGGGTCGGCATCGCCGGCGTCGGCAAGGTCGGCCACCACCTGGTCGACCACCTGCGCGACGAGGGCGCCGAGGTCGTCGTGACGGACGTGCGCGAGGAGGCCGTGCGCCGGGTCCTGGACCGGCACGCCGAGGGCGTGACGGCGGTGGCCGACACCGAGGAGCTGATCCGGGTCGAGGGCCTGGACATCTACGCCCCGTGCGCGCTCGGCGGGGCGCTGAACGACGACAGCGTGCCGGTGCTGACCGCGCGGGTGGTCTGCGGCGCCGCCAACAACCAGCTCGCCCACCCGGGCGTGGAGAAGGACCTCGCCGACCGCGGGATCCTCTACGCGCCGGACTACGTGGTGAACGCCGGCGGCGTCATCCAGGTCGCCGACGAGCTGCACGGCTTCGACTTCGAGCGGTGCAAGGCGAAGGCGTCGAAGATCTACGACACGACGCTGGCCATATTCGCACGTGCGAAGGAAGACGGCATTCCGCCGGCTGCCGCGGCCGACCGGATCGCCGAGCAGCGGATGCACGACGCGGCCCTGGCGCGCCGGGCGCGCTGA
- a CDS encoding DUF3073 domain-containing protein, producing MGRGRAKAKQTKVARQLKYNSGGTDLSRLAEELGASTSNPQPPNGERFEDDEHDDDLYARYADLYEDDDEDEDGQSPQHRRGA from the coding sequence ATGGGGCGCGGCCGGGCCAAGGCCAAGCAGACGAAGGTCGCCCGCCAGCTGAAGTACAACAGCGGTGGGACTGACCTCTCACGCCTGGCCGAGGAGCTGGGCGCATCGACGTCGAATCCGCAACCGCCGAACGGCGAGCGGTTCGAGGACGATGAGCACGACGACGACCTGTACGCACGGTACGCCGACCTCTACGAGGACGACGACGAGGACGAGGACGGCCAGTCCCCGCAGCATCGTCGCGGCGCTTGA
- the purM gene encoding phosphoribosylformylglycinamidine cyclo-ligase, which translates to MSETTGASYAAAGVDIEAGDRAVELMKEWVKKAQRPEVLGGLGGFAGLFDASALKNYERPLLASATDGVGTKVDIARQLGVYDTIGHDLVAMVMDDIVVCGAEPLFMTDYICVGKVHPERVAAIVKGIAEGCVLAGCALVGGETAEHPGLLGEDDFDVAGAGTGVVEADRLLGADRIRTGDAVIAMASSGLHSNGYSLVRHVLLNQAGLALDAHIEELGRTLGEELLEPTKIYSLDCLALMRTTEVHAFSHVTGGGLAANLARVIPDDLHAIVDRSTWTPAPIFDLVGKTGQVERLELEKTLNMGVGMIAIVPQESTEVALATLADRGVDAWVAGEITERGEHTTGAALIGDYAD; encoded by the coding sequence ATGTCTGAGACAACTGGTGCCAGCTACGCAGCCGCGGGCGTCGACATCGAAGCGGGCGACCGCGCCGTCGAGCTGATGAAGGAGTGGGTGAAGAAGGCCCAGCGCCCCGAGGTCCTCGGCGGCCTCGGCGGCTTCGCCGGCCTCTTCGACGCCTCCGCGCTCAAGAACTACGAGCGGCCCCTGCTCGCCTCCGCCACGGACGGCGTGGGCACCAAGGTCGACATCGCCCGGCAGCTCGGCGTCTACGACACGATCGGCCACGACCTGGTCGCCATGGTCATGGACGACATCGTCGTCTGCGGCGCCGAGCCGCTGTTCATGACCGACTACATCTGCGTCGGCAAGGTCCACCCCGAGCGGGTCGCCGCCATCGTCAAGGGCATCGCCGAGGGCTGTGTCCTGGCCGGCTGCGCCCTGGTCGGCGGCGAGACGGCCGAGCACCCGGGCCTGCTGGGCGAGGACGACTTCGACGTCGCCGGCGCCGGTACGGGCGTCGTGGAGGCCGACCGGCTGCTCGGCGCGGATCGTATCCGTACGGGTGACGCGGTGATCGCCATGGCGTCCTCCGGTCTTCACTCGAACGGGTACTCCCTCGTCCGGCACGTCCTGCTGAACCAGGCGGGCCTCGCCCTGGACGCGCACATCGAGGAACTCGGCCGCACCCTCGGCGAGGAACTGCTGGAGCCGACGAAGATCTACTCGCTGGACTGCCTGGCCCTGATGCGCACCACCGAGGTGCACGCCTTCAGCCACGTCACCGGCGGCGGACTCGCGGCGAACCTGGCCCGGGTCATCCCGGACGACCTGCACGCGATCGTCGACCGCTCCACCTGGACCCCGGCCCCGATCTTCGACCTCGTCGGCAAGACGGGTCAGGTCGAGCGCCTGGAGCTGGAGAAGACCCTGAACATGGGCGTCGGCATGATCGCGATCGTGCCCCAGGAGTCCACCGAGGTGGCCCTGGCGACCCTCGCCGACCGCGGCGTGGACGCCTGGGTGGCAGGAGAGATCACGGAGCGGGGCGAGCACACCACGGGTGCCGCCCTGATCGGTGACTACGCCGACTGA
- the purF gene encoding amidophosphoribosyltransferase: MPRGDGRLNHDLLPGEKGPQDACGVFGVWAPGEEVAKLTYFGLYALQHRGQESAGIAVSNGSQILVFKDMGLVSQVFDETSLGSLQGHIAVGHARYSTTGASVWENAQPTFRATGHGSIALGHNGNLVNTAQLAEMVADLPKQEGGRTPRVAATNDTDLLTALLAAQTDEDGKPLTIEEAAHSVLPQVRGAFSLVFMDEHTLYAARDPQGIRPLVLGRLERGWVVASESAALDICGASYVREIEPGEFVAIDENGLRTSRFAEAKPKGCVFEYVYLARPDTDIAGRNVYLSRVEMGRKLAKESPVEADLVIATPESGTPAAIGYAEASGIPFGAGLVKNAYVGRTFIQPSQTIRQLGIRLKLNPLKEVIKGKRLVVVDDSIVRGNTQRALVRMLREAGAAEVHIRISSPPVKWPCFFGIDFATRAELIANGMTIDEIGTSLGADSLAYISIDGMIEATTIAKPNLCRACFDGEYPMELPDPELLGKQLLETELAAGPAATAAADAIRRP, translated from the coding sequence GTGCCACGTGGTGACGGACGACTCAACCACGACCTGCTCCCCGGTGAGAAGGGCCCCCAGGACGCTTGTGGCGTCTTCGGTGTCTGGGCTCCGGGCGAAGAGGTCGCCAAGCTCACGTACTTCGGGCTCTACGCCCTCCAGCATCGAGGCCAGGAATCCGCGGGAATCGCGGTCAGCAACGGCTCGCAGATCCTCGTCTTCAAGGACATGGGCCTGGTCTCCCAGGTCTTCGACGAGACCTCCCTCGGCTCCCTCCAGGGACACATCGCGGTCGGACACGCCCGCTACTCGACCACCGGCGCGTCCGTCTGGGAGAACGCCCAGCCGACGTTCCGCGCCACCGGGCACGGCTCCATCGCGCTCGGCCACAACGGCAACCTCGTCAACACCGCCCAGCTCGCCGAGATGGTCGCCGACCTGCCCAAGCAGGAGGGCGGCCGCACCCCGCGCGTCGCGGCGACCAACGACACCGACCTGCTCACCGCGCTCCTCGCGGCCCAGACGGACGAGGACGGCAAGCCGCTGACCATCGAGGAGGCCGCCCACAGCGTTCTCCCGCAGGTCCGGGGCGCCTTCTCCCTCGTCTTCATGGACGAGCACACCCTGTACGCGGCCCGCGACCCGCAGGGCATCCGCCCCCTGGTCCTCGGCCGCCTGGAGCGCGGCTGGGTCGTCGCCTCCGAGTCCGCCGCCCTCGACATCTGCGGCGCCTCCTACGTCCGCGAGATCGAGCCGGGCGAGTTCGTCGCCATCGACGAGAACGGCCTGCGCACCTCCCGATTCGCGGAAGCGAAGCCCAAGGGCTGCGTCTTCGAGTACGTGTACCTGGCCCGCCCGGACACCGACATCGCCGGCCGGAACGTGTACCTCTCCCGGGTGGAGATGGGCCGCAAGCTCGCGAAGGAATCCCCGGTCGAGGCCGACCTGGTGATAGCGACCCCGGAATCCGGCACCCCCGCCGCCATCGGCTACGCGGAGGCCTCCGGCATCCCCTTCGGCGCCGGCCTGGTGAAGAACGCCTACGTCGGCCGTACGTTCATCCAGCCCTCGCAGACCATCCGCCAGCTGGGCATCCGCCTGAAGCTGAACCCGCTGAAGGAAGTCATCAAGGGCAAGCGCCTGGTCGTCGTCGACGACTCGATCGTGCGCGGCAACACCCAGCGGGCCCTGGTCCGCATGCTCCGCGAGGCCGGCGCCGCCGAGGTCCACATCCGGATCTCCTCGCCGCCCGTGAAGTGGCCCTGCTTCTTCGGCATCGACTTCGCCACCCGCGCCGAGCTCATCGCCAACGGCATGACGATCGACGAGATCGGCACCTCCCTGGGCGCCGACTCCCTGGCCTACATCTCCATCGACGGCATGATCGAGGCGACCACCATCGCCAAGCCGAACCTGTGCCGCGCCTGCTTCGACGGCGAGTACCCGATGGAGCTGCCCGACCCCGAGCTGCTCGGCAAGCAGCTGCTGGAGACGGAGCTGGCCGCCGGCCCGGCCGCCACGGCCGCCGCCGACGCGATCCGCCGTCCGTAG
- a CDS encoding META domain-containing protein, protein MDRQKQRMTLTAAAMLVPLLAACGSEKADDGSASVGAGKPVTGLRWNVDSVTADGTTHRAPTGAHVTIDRGRAEGSFGCNTFGAEATVDGDRIRLGKTMATEMACENKPMAFEETLARALSDQELKARVDGDRLTLTTEKGDTIRLTKAEDAPLAGTKWTVTSPRADDRAHLTFDEKKGTVAGSLGCNKVNAKATVRDGHITLGPPATTRMMCEDSLMADEKKLLRLFDGTATYRVDHQTLTLTSENGTNVRAVAGR, encoded by the coding sequence ATGGACAGGCAGAAGCAGCGCATGACCCTGACGGCCGCCGCCATGCTCGTCCCGCTCCTGGCGGCCTGCGGCAGCGAGAAGGCGGACGACGGCAGCGCCTCGGTCGGTGCCGGGAAGCCGGTGACCGGCCTGCGGTGGAACGTCGACAGCGTCACGGCCGACGGCACCACCCACCGCGCCCCCACCGGCGCCCACGTCACCATCGACCGGGGCCGGGCCGAGGGCAGCTTCGGCTGCAACACCTTCGGCGCCGAGGCCACCGTAGACGGCGACCGCATCCGGCTCGGCAAGACCATGGCCACCGAGATGGCCTGCGAGAACAAGCCCATGGCGTTCGAGGAGACCCTCGCGCGCGCACTCTCCGACCAGGAGCTCAAGGCCCGGGTGGACGGCGACCGCCTCACCCTCACCACCGAGAAGGGGGACACGATCCGCCTGACGAAGGCCGAGGACGCCCCGCTGGCCGGCACCAAGTGGACCGTCACGAGCCCGAGGGCCGACGACCGCGCCCACCTCACCTTCGACGAGAAGAAGGGCACCGTCGCCGGCAGCCTCGGCTGCAACAAGGTCAACGCCAAGGCCACGGTCCGCGACGGCCATATCACCCTCGGCCCTCCGGCCACGACCCGAATGATGTGCGAAGACTCACTCATGGCCGACGAGAAGAAGCTCCTGCGACTTTTCGACGGGACGGCCACGTACCGAGTCGATCACCAAACCCTCACCCTGACCAGCGAAAACGGCACGAATGTGCGAGCCGTCGCCGGGCGGTGA